One Chromobacterium paludis genomic window carries:
- the metW gene encoding methionine biosynthesis protein MetW: MSAIQTLRSDLKLIADWIAPDSRVLDLGCGDGQLLAALQRDKRIQGYGVDFDVANVVRCVAAGVNAVQGDLETGLADFGDHRFDHVILSQTIQAMRHTEAILNEMLRVGREAIVTFPNFGYWQNRWQILQGHMPVSDTIPYQWYDTPNIHWCMLGDFEALCAKNRIRVVERVVMDKGKRVSLLPNLRGSLAFYRVARD; encoded by the coding sequence ATGAGCGCCATCCAGACTCTCCGTTCGGACCTCAAACTGATCGCCGACTGGATCGCCCCCGACAGCCGCGTGCTGGATCTGGGCTGCGGCGACGGCCAATTGCTGGCCGCCCTGCAGCGGGACAAGCGCATCCAGGGCTATGGCGTGGATTTCGACGTCGCCAACGTGGTGCGCTGCGTCGCCGCCGGCGTCAACGCGGTGCAGGGCGACCTGGAAACCGGCCTGGCCGACTTCGGCGACCACCGCTTCGACCATGTCATCCTGTCGCAAACCATACAGGCGATGCGCCACACCGAGGCCATCCTTAACGAAATGCTGCGCGTCGGCCGCGAGGCCATCGTCACCTTCCCCAATTTCGGCTATTGGCAGAACCGCTGGCAGATCCTGCAGGGCCATATGCCGGTGTCCGACACCATTCCCTACCAGTGGTACGACACGCCCAACATCCACTGGTGCATGCTGGGGGATTTCGAGGCGCTCTGCGCCAAGAACCGCATCCGCGTGGTGGAAAGGGTGGTCATGGACAAGGGCAAGCGGGTATCCTTGCTGCCTAATCTGCGCGGCAGCCTGGCGTTCTATCGGGTGGCGCGCGACTGA
- a CDS encoding YqaE/Pmp3 family membrane protein, which produces MRLLLAIFLPWLQFFTIGRPFAGLICLLLQLTVIGWVPAALWSVYALSQYKTDQKIARALRR; this is translated from the coding sequence ATGCGCCTGCTGCTGGCCATTTTCCTGCCCTGGCTGCAGTTCTTCACCATAGGCCGGCCCTTCGCCGGCCTGATCTGCCTGTTGCTGCAACTGACCGTGATAGGCTGGGTGCCGGCCGCATTGTGGTCGGTTTACGCCCTGAGCCAGTACAAGACCGATCAGAAGATCGCGCGGGCGCTGCGGCGCTGA
- a CDS encoding AmpG family muropeptide MFS transporter, producing MTLATINWRRDVFSRTMLVCVFTGFASGLPLYALINLLPAWLRSEGVDLKSIGLFALIGLPYTWKFLWSPLMDRYALPLLGRRRGWMLASQLALLAALALFGLFDPRQEIWSIAALAFAVAFFSASQDIVLDAFRREILSDAELGLGNTIHINAYRLAGLVPGSLSLILADHMAWGGVFVITALFMLPGALMTLLVKEPRLASASPKTLREAVAEPFHEFISRQGWREALWILGFIFLYKLGDSMATSLATPFYLDMGYAKSQIGLVAKHAGLWPAVIGGLLGGVWMIKLGINRALWAFGVVQVVSILGFAWLSSYGRFDSVGGQQLAMLAAVIGFEALGVGLGSAAFVAFIARSTHPAYTATQFALFTSLAAVPRTLANAATGYIVDSIGWTSFFFLCTALAIPGMMLLAKVAPWGDDPAPQQA from the coding sequence ATGACCCTGGCCACCATCAACTGGCGGCGCGATGTGTTCTCGCGCACCATGCTCGTCTGCGTATTCACCGGCTTCGCCTCCGGCCTGCCGCTGTACGCGCTGATCAATCTGCTGCCGGCCTGGCTGCGCAGCGAAGGCGTGGACCTGAAGTCCATCGGCCTGTTCGCGCTGATCGGCCTGCCCTACACCTGGAAATTCCTGTGGTCGCCGCTGATGGACCGCTACGCGCTGCCGCTCTTGGGCCGCCGCCGCGGCTGGATGCTGGCGTCGCAATTGGCGCTGCTGGCCGCGCTGGCCTTGTTCGGGCTATTCGACCCGCGGCAGGAAATCTGGAGCATCGCCGCGCTGGCCTTCGCGGTCGCCTTTTTCTCGGCCAGCCAGGACATCGTGCTGGACGCCTTCCGCCGCGAAATCCTCAGCGACGCCGAACTGGGCCTGGGCAACACCATACACATCAACGCCTACCGCCTGGCCGGCCTGGTGCCGGGCTCCTTGTCCCTGATCCTGGCCGACCATATGGCCTGGGGCGGCGTGTTCGTGATCACCGCGCTGTTCATGCTGCCCGGCGCGCTGATGACGCTGCTGGTGAAGGAGCCCAGGCTAGCCTCCGCCAGCCCCAAGACCCTGCGCGAAGCGGTGGCGGAGCCCTTTCATGAGTTCATTTCCCGCCAAGGCTGGCGCGAGGCGCTGTGGATACTGGGCTTTATCTTCCTGTACAAGCTGGGCGACAGCATGGCCACCTCGCTGGCCACGCCGTTCTATCTCGACATGGGCTACGCCAAATCGCAGATCGGCCTGGTGGCCAAGCACGCCGGTTTATGGCCGGCGGTGATCGGCGGCCTGCTGGGCGGCGTGTGGATGATCAAGCTGGGCATCAACCGCGCGCTATGGGCCTTCGGCGTGGTGCAGGTGGTGTCGATCCTGGGCTTCGCCTGGCTGTCCAGCTACGGCCGCTTCGACAGCGTCGGCGGCCAGCAACTGGCGATGCTGGCGGCGGTGATAGGCTTCGAGGCGCTAGGCGTCGGCCTGGGCTCCGCGGCCTTCGTCGCCTTCATCGCGCGCAGCACGCATCCCGCCTATACCGCCACCCAGTTCGCCCTGTTCACCAGCCTGGCCGCCGTGCCGCGCACGCTGGCCAACGCGGCGACGGGCTATATCGTCGACTCCATAGGCTGGACCTCGTTTTTCTTCTTGTGCACGGCGCTGGCCATCCCCGGCATGATGCTGCTGGCCAAGGTGGCGCCATGGGGCGACGATCCGGCGCCGCAGCAGGCCTGA
- the metX gene encoding homoserine O-succinyltransferase MetX: MTDTDCSVGIVAAQDAAFDTPLPLASGAVLPSYQLRFETYGRLNAAKSNAILICHALSGHHHVAGRYHADDKTAGWWDNMIGPGKPIDTNRFFVVGVNNLGGCHGSTGPSSVNPATGQPWGSSFPVVTVGDWVNAQARLADRLGIERWAAVIGGSLGGMQALHWSIAYPERVAHALVIASAPKLSAQNIAFNDVARQAILSDPDFCGGDFYQQGTVPRRGLRLARMLGHITYLSDDGMGEKFGRMLRSGEYQFGYDVEFEIESYLRYQGDKFSDYFDANTYLLMTKALDYFDPAQAHGGDLAAALQPAQAQFLLASFTSDWRFSPERSRETVQALIAAGKRVSYAEIESAHGHDAFLMTDQPYVDLMRAYLRRVAEEVKA; the protein is encoded by the coding sequence ATGACCGACACCGATTGTTCGGTAGGCATCGTCGCGGCCCAAGACGCCGCCTTCGATACCCCCTTGCCGCTCGCCAGCGGCGCCGTGCTGCCCAGCTACCAGCTGCGCTTCGAGACTTATGGCCGGCTCAACGCCGCCAAGAGCAACGCCATCCTGATCTGCCACGCGCTGTCGGGCCACCACCACGTGGCCGGCCGCTACCATGCCGACGATAAAACCGCCGGCTGGTGGGACAATATGATAGGTCCCGGCAAACCGATAGACACCAACCGTTTCTTCGTCGTAGGCGTCAACAACCTGGGCGGCTGCCACGGCAGCACCGGCCCTTCCAGCGTCAATCCGGCCACCGGCCAGCCCTGGGGCTCGTCCTTTCCGGTGGTGACTGTCGGCGACTGGGTCAACGCCCAGGCGCGGCTGGCGGACCGATTGGGCATTGAGCGCTGGGCCGCGGTGATAGGCGGCAGCCTGGGCGGCATGCAGGCGCTGCACTGGAGCATCGCCTATCCGGAACGCGTGGCGCACGCGCTGGTGATCGCCTCCGCGCCCAAGCTGTCGGCGCAGAACATCGCCTTCAACGACGTGGCTCGCCAGGCCATCTTGTCCGATCCGGACTTCTGCGGCGGCGACTTCTACCAGCAAGGCACGGTGCCGCGCCGCGGCCTGCGGCTGGCGCGCATGCTGGGCCACATCACCTATCTGTCCGACGACGGCATGGGCGAGAAATTCGGCCGCATGCTGCGCTCGGGCGAATACCAGTTCGGCTACGACGTGGAGTTCGAGATCGAGAGCTATCTGCGCTACCAGGGCGACAAGTTCTCCGACTACTTCGACGCCAACACCTATCTCTTGATGACCAAGGCGCTGGACTACTTCGATCCGGCCCAGGCGCACGGCGGCGACCTGGCCGCCGCGCTGCAGCCGGCGCAGGCGCAATTCCTGCTGGCCAGCTTCACCAGCGACTGGCGCTTCTCGCCGGAGCGCTCGCGCGAGACGGTGCAGGCGCTGATCGCCGCCGGCAAGCGCGTCAGCTACGCCGAGATCGAATCGGCGCACGGCCATGACGCCTTCCTGATGACCGACCAACCCTATGTGGACCTGATGCGCGCCTATCTGCGCCGCGTGGCCGAGGAGGTGAAGGCATGA